In the genome of Dermacentor variabilis isolate Ectoservices chromosome 5, ASM5094787v1, whole genome shotgun sequence, one region contains:
- the LOC142583529 gene encoding uncharacterized protein LOC142583529 codes for MGNRLSRWRCLHMRPDDVGMARFYASCLAYARKRPRTHSRALLERMSLNKTSWTNFASVQQLFYHVVAANFRTGFAGLVRVSKDESAANGLLVMDVGESLQSTLGDHGTRFLNIALRELDWPKNRSLTAALQGLDARVERARSQVNGSLTLNATSVGEVYYS; via the coding sequence ACCAGACGACGTCGGAATGGCTCGCTTCTACGCCAGCTGTCTCGCCTACGCCCGGAAACGTCCGAGAACCCATTCCCGAGCCTTGCTGGAGAGAATGAGCCTCAACAAAACCTCTTGGACCAATTTCGCGAGTGTGCAGCAGCTTTTCTACCACGTCGTGGCCGCCAATTTTCGCACGGGTTTCGCCGGACTGGTTCGGGTGAGCAAGGACGAGAGTGCGGCGAACGGGCTTCTGGTCATGGACGTCGGTGAGAGCCTCCAGTCCACGCTTGGTGACCACGGCACGCGGTTCCTGAACATCGCACTGCGCGAACTCGACTGGCCCAAGAACCGCTCGCTGACTGCCGCTCTGCAGGGTCTGGACGCCAGAGTTGAGAGGGCGAGGAGCCAAGTCAACGGCTCTTTGACGCTCAACGCCACAAGCGTCGGAGAAGTATATTACTCGTAA